A single window of Nicotiana sylvestris chromosome 5, ASM39365v2, whole genome shotgun sequence DNA harbors:
- the LOC138868646 gene encoding uncharacterized mitochondrial protein AtMg00810-like gives MTNGKTDMMSQVKEPNEDNATSSLIEPNTSITTTEAEERVVDAVLGTPLAPERRIEENQPNISSSSHNEPQVYVDNIIFGATANSLCEEFAKLMGSEFEMSTMGELNFFLGLQVKQSLKGISICQQKYIRELLKRFDMEASKVIDTPIATATRLDMDETGAPMNQTMYKGIIGSLLYLTSSRPVIVFSVGLCARFQSNPKEFHLKDAKRILRYLKGTQDLVLYYPSGDSFNLIGYVDVDYAGYLVDKKSTSGIAHFLGSCLMSWGTRKQNSVALSTVEAEYIAAASCCA, from the exons ATGACAAATGGAAAGacagatatgatgagtcaagttAAGGAGCCAAATGAAGACAATGCTACCTCATCTTTAATAGAACCAAACACTTCAATcacaaccactgaagctgaagaaagagtggttgatgcagttctgGGAACTCCACTAGCACCGGAGAGAAGGATAGAAGAAAATCAGCCAAACATATCCTCATCCTCTCATAATGAACCTCAG GTTTATGTTGATAatatcatttttggagcaacagCTAACTCtttgtgtgaagaatttgcaaaactcatgggaagtgaatttgaaatgagcacgATGGGGGAACTaaacttcttcttgggtcttcaagtaaaacagtcccTAAAGGGTATAtccatttgtcagcaaaaatacatcagggagctcttgaagaggtttgacatggaagcatcaaaggtgatagacactcccattgcaactgccactcgactggacatggatgaaactggagCTCCTatgaatcaaaccatgtataaaggcattattgggtctctccTCTATCTCACTTCCAGTCGACCTGTTATTGTTTTCAGTGTGGGGCtgtgtgcaaggtttcaatcaaatcccaaggaatttcACTTGAAGGATGCCAAAagaatactgagatatctcaaaggaacacaggacctggtGTTGTATTATCCATCAGGTGATAGTTTTAATCTGATTGGGTATGTTGATGtagactatgcaggttatcttgtggacaagaaaagcacttctggaatagctcacttcttaggttcatgtcttatgtcttggggtacaaggaagcaaaattcagtggctctttcaacagtTGAAGCTGAATATATAGCTGCAGCATCCTGTTGTGCTTAG
- the LOC138868647 gene encoding uncharacterized protein, with the protein MAEDCELWYIICDGPYVPTRVLKELPFSMAKTSKEYTEVDKIVVEKNFCAKKILVYGIGPKEYNRISTYDIVKEIWEALQIVHEGTTQVKQSKIGMLTAEYEHFKMRDDESIQDMHTRFTSIINELHSLDEIIPRNKLEMTVEELIENLKTRELKKKINSERTEPKREKNLVLKADYNDSSEEDSDMAYLTKIFQKMVERNGEMLKRDISIRPRNWDLCYKCGKPGHFMKDCPLLKQEFSKNHHEKIAKTNLVPVKDFKRKRSADKMIRQALAPLRDSSSESEDEPDIGDSSMMAVEGEKTGYDSTFALMSQSDDDEDNGNKDLVEDRDSLTLELGESEQTRDDLVAVVTDHKKTIKILRKEKSDMLAEVTDLRETIVKPWTKSKPESSGKGKEIASEEHIRLKNEGVGFQREKTPHNPHSKYVTISDNWSCTRCGNTGCFKEDVQAKNQPVQKNKVFAKTVITNEGPGNSERKRPIMVHG; encoded by the exons atggctgaggattgtGAGTTGTGGTATATCATATGTgatggtccttatgttccaacCAGAGTACTAAAGGAACTTCCATTTTCAATGGCAAAAACTAGCAAAGAGTACACTGAAGTAGACAAGATAGTTGTGGAGAAGAATTTTTGTGCCAAGAAAATTCTAGTATATGGAATAGGACCTAAAGAGTACAATAGAATCTCCACTTATGACATTGTcaaggagatatgggaagctttaCAAATAGTTCATGagggaactacacaagtaaaacaGTCTAAGATTGGCATGCTCACTGCCGAGTATGAACACTTCAAAATGAGGGATGATGAATCCATTCAAGATATGCATACgagattcacttccatcataaatgagttacactcccTTGATGAAatcattcccagaaacaagctagAGATGACCGTAGAAGAGCTGATCGAAAACTTAAAGACCCGTGAGTTGAAGAAAAAGATAAATAGTGAAAGAACAGAACCAAAAagggaaaagaacctggtacttaaAGCTGATTACAATGATTCAAGTGAGGAagacagtgacatggcttacCTAACCAAAATATTTCAGAAGATGGTCGAAAGGAATGGAGAAATGCTAAAAAGGGACATTTCTATCAGACCAAGAAACTGGGATCTTTGTTACaagtgtggaaagcctggacACTTCATGAAAGACTGTCCTCTCCtgaagcaagaattctccaagaaccATCATGAGAAAATAGCTAAGACGAACCTGGTTCCTGTCAAGGACTTCAAGAGAAAAAGATCTGCAGATAAAATGATAAGACAAGCTCTTGCACCATTGAGGGATTCATCtagtgagtctgaagatgaaCCTGATAttggtgatagttccatgatggcagttgaaggcgAAAAGACTGGatatgactcaacttttgctttgatgtctcaatcagatgatgatgaagacaatgGCAACAAAGA tcttgtggaggataggGACTCTTTGACCTTAGAATTAGGAGaatctgaacaaactagagatgactTAGTGGCTGTAGTTACTGACCATAAGAAAACCATTAAAATccttagaaaagaaaagagtgatatgTTGGCAGAAGTTACAgacctaagggaaacaatagtgaaaccatggactaagtcaaaacctgaaagttctggaaagggaaaggagatagcaagtgaggaacacattaggcttaAAAATGAG GGAgtagggttccaaagggagaaaactcctcacaACCCTCACAGTAAGTACGTCACTATCTCTGATAACTGGTCGTGTACCCGATGTGGTAACACTGGGTGCTTCAAGGAAGATGTCCAGGCCAAGAATCAACCAGTTCAGAAAAATAAAGTGTTTGCTAAAACGGTGATTACAAACGAGGGACCAG ggaacagtgaaaggaagcggccaataatggttcatggatag